CACCATCCGTAAAATCTTGAGATGTGCTGATTTTTCTACACGTGTCTACCTTGATGGCTCATCGTCACCGCTATCGGTGCTGCTCTTCTCATACTGCCGATTAAGACTTCGGATCTATCcagttcttaattcttgaaatttctcaaattttttcttttaggTTTTTTTCATGCTTTcgttaggattttttttattacaagtgAAATTAAGATGCCCAGAATAGATGTTGTCTGAGAATCGAATCAGTGAAATGAAATATCGAAAATTTTGgttgtttattaaaatattaagttggTTTTGAAGTTTGAGTCCAAAGCCGAATTGATTCTTTCACTAACATGGgaaaacttaaataattttgagatcaaattgtaattttattaaacTCATGAAATGGATTCCATTAGCACGGGGATTCCGGAAAGAGTATGAGACTGAGAGCTTGACGGCAAAGTCAacgtcctttttttttttttggcatataTGCATTTCCAgcatttctttactttgatgaacttgaaaaaaaaatgctAATGACCTGATTTTATAACGAGTGTGAATTTTGTGGGTGTTGCAGCAAGTTGAAGTTCCGGTTCCCAGTCCAAAAAAGGATGAAGTTTTGATCAAAGTAGAGACAGCTAGTATTAACCCAATCGACTGGAAACTACAGGACGGGGTAGCTCGGCCATTTTTACCTCGGAAATTCCCCCACATTCCTGGTACTTTACTTTTCTCTGGATGGTTCAGCTCTATGGGTTAATTCGAAGCATCAAAACTTTTCTTTCTGTGATTGCTTGTTTTTCAATCATTTGCTTAACAACATTTGGTCGAGCAGGTACCGATGTAGCTGGAGAAGTCGTACAAGTTGGATCAGAAGTCCAGAGTTTCAAAGTTGGGGAGAACGTTGTTGCCGTACTTGGTGTAAGAACTCATTCTTATTCTGAAGTTTGTTGCATACTTGCATGATAGAAACatatgtatgtttgatgttaCTTTGGACAGTTTGTTGCTTCAAGCTATACATACACTCAGGCCATAGATTCTTTTTCACCTTGTTATTTATTTCCTTGTTTTATGTGTTATCTAGCATCATTTATGTCCTTGGTCTTGCCAATATCTTactatttgaatatattttgcAATTACAGAATGGAGGTGCACTAGCTGAGTATGCTGTCGCTAATGAAGGTTCCACAGTTTCAAGGCCTCCAGAGGTATCAGCCCGTGAAGCGGCGGCTTTGCCAATTGCTGGCCTCGCAGCTCACCAGTCACTCACCCAGCTTGCTGGGCTCAAACTCGATGGAACCGGCCCGGAAGTGAATGTATTGGTTACCGCTGCTTCAGGTGGTGTAGGTCAATATGCCGTTCAACTCCTAAAGTTTGCAAATGCACACATTACAGCCACTTGTGGGGCTCGTAACATAGATTTAGTCAGGAGCCTGGGGGCTGATGAGGTTCTTGACTACAAAACTCCTGATGGGGGGGCTCTCAAGAGCCCTTCTGGTCGAAAATACGATGTAATCATCCACTGCGCACACAACATTCCTTGGTCTACCTTTGAGGCTAACTTGACTTCAAAAGGGAAGGTAGTAGATACCACTCCTGGTTTCGGTACTTTGATGAGTGTTGCTTTCAAAAAGATAACATTCGCAAAGAAGCAACTCATACCCTTGTTCACCTCACCTAAGAAAGAAAACCTCGAATTTCTTGTGAAGTTGGTGAAAGAAGGAAAGCTTAAGCCAGTAATTGATTCAGTACATCCTCTAAGTAAGGCTGAAGAGGCTTGGGCCAAGAGCATTGACGGCCATGCCACTGGCAAGATTCTTGTGGAGCCATAAGTTATGAAGGTTACCTGATAAATAGCACTAGTTTTTCAGTTTCTCATTGAGTGGTGTAGCTCACCATTTCTAAGTTCACAAAGTACTCAGTATCTTGAACAATTCCATGTTGGTGTGAGAGTTTCCTAATCTTTCTTGTATTTTGCTGGTGGTATAAACAATGTTGTGTGGTATCTGATGTTACTGAGCACTGTGTTTTCTTGTGAaacttagattttattttatttttaatgtaattcaaATTGCAGATGATTATACGGAGAACAGAACTTTCCTTGTTTTTGAACCCTTTCGTTTTCTGCTTAATGCTTAATAAGTATACAAAAATACTGCAAAATAGCTTGTGTGCATTGATGGGTTATGTAGAGAAGGCCGTTTTTAGCTTTTCTTCCGAGATATTTGGATTTAAGAAGTCATTCGGGGTTAATTTAGATGCTTACAGTTTCACTGCTATAATTACAAAATCTGAACTtcattttatcataaattttaaaaataatagtaatatattaatataataataattttgggagAAAAAATTAGTGGGAGTCTCGTGATGAATattaatagaaagaaaaaaaaaactataaactaCGGTGGGTATTCAGTTGGCCATTTAAATTTTTAGAACTTctaattttggtcatttaataaaattcttttaattttgtcaCTCAATTTTTATgatgtttttattttagtcacacAAAACGTTAAATTCTTAATAATGATTGATTGTACATACTAAATTTGTAACAGTCTGTTTTTTAGTGGTTTCGAAAAAGGTAGTTTCAAaactttattttcataaacaGGGTCTgctattaaatataaatatttatggagtttgtATAAAAGAATATTGAagtttagtccttcaattttgctaattaattatttaattaagttataatgactaaattgtaaaacttttaTCTccatagatttttaattaattaaaggtttcaaatggtaaataaaccattttgtTTCATCAATCAGCAAAGAAAGATGTTAATTAAGGTTTAGTTAATtgaagtttaattaattaattctgaTTATTTAACTTTTAAATCAAGTATATAAAGGTGAGTTAGTGCAACATTTCcatctttattttttcttctccATCGAAACAAATTAAGAAAAACCTAAGAAGCCATTTTTGGAAGCTTTCAACTTTTTTCCTTAATTATAAGGTGATTTCAAGtccttttttttgtaatttttatgtttttgtggtcatgggtgtcgaaaccatttttaaaagggatgtttgaaaaacggggttcgactttttaaaaaatgaaaatgggagtcgccaccaacctttttaggtgtgattggattacctttataaaacattttggtctatgaaatacaagaaaacaggttcgggagtcggttacgcacaaggaaggattagcaccctcaaaacgcccaaaattggtaccgaattgattatttattgtcctaatgtcgaaaatttgaaaagattttaaaatttgaacaatttaaagttgaaacttgagattcctttgttccaaaagtatacaaacatcacatccagcatgttaggacacgatgttttaaatcctcgtaactaaaattatctcatgattttgaaaattgattaaaaaggatatttgtttatttagtcaaacgaaaaaatcgcaacccagcatgttagggcactattttccgaatttctaaacaccaaacatttccttatttaagaaaaaactttttcaattaaatgaaatatattttttaaaaacaatgaataatatagaatttaataataataataatttgatataatactaaaattattaaaaaaataaaatataaaagagaattaaaaaaatcaaggagatagggattaaataaaaaaggttgaaaatgaagatgaacaaagaacaaataaggacaaaccgtagaaaataagaacgcaagagggagagaaatttgagtgaatgctctcaagaattcttattgcttcccaaaactcaagtgatttacaatgaagggagagacctctatttatagttgagcctccccaaatccaatggtacagatcaattacatcaacggttaagattaaaggatatctacaaattaaatctccaagattacaagatcatatctaagattgcatatcatatctaagattgtatcatatctaagattgcatatcatatctaagattgcatatccttaaagattatatttccatatgagtcaagcttatagatggaccttaaatcttttcaagtaatgggccattccgattgggccaaattatatgtttgtaattttggactgaacttggacttcattttttttgggtttattatttttgtttttggacttatttttgggcccgggcaaaattaaGTGTCTAcaatgggagcttgatttagctagctcgtgtatcagtttgaaaaattttaaaatgtttgaaagtttctgttgtttattttttgtagaaattggtgttaaattgatagattttaagcttagatgtgaaaaaggactagattgtaatgtttaattgttagttttgtatataaggactaaagtgaataaattgtaaaattaatgtGAAATTTTAGTAATAGAAGATAATAGAAGGTCTGTaatgattttaattgaatttggttTTCAAACTGAGGttcaaaattaaaagatatagTTATTTCagttatagggactaaattaaaaaatatataaaaattttagggcatcagaaaaatgaaattatataggttcatacatatcatggcataatatgaaaatgtttgatattgatgaaTTGTCTGAAATAATTGTTAGATCGAGAATTGGATCAAACCGGAGATAATTGGAGAAAAGTCAAAATTATCGATTTGTCCCTGCAAATGCAACTTGTTTGCTATTTTGGATAAGTAAGTTCATATagtataattgtatttaaatttttatgtatttgaattatgaatatgtgcaTGTTCGgttgaaatttgaattatttgcgatttggtacaaaatgtgagattttgatcaaattataaagaaatgtatatgtgtgtgtgtgtgtgtgtgtgtgtgtgtgtgtgtgtgtgtgtgtgtgtgtgtgttgaaGATGTCTGGGTGAAATTAGCAAAGATTTTGTGCACACTTATAAAGATTGATTACTGATGATTGccgagatccaacatttgttacGGACTTAAAGATACATGTGACataggtttagcctggactggtaatcttacATGTAAATTTTTAGCTTAGCCTAGCAATTGAATGTGTCattaaaggtttagcctggattggtaaccTAACAATAATATTTATTCATCTCGAGCGAGCAATTATTGTAGCGAAGATACATGTGTAACTGAATCAGTTTACTAAAGTTCATCAGGCTTAGTagctaatgaaaagaaaaattgaaatgaattaacaTGAGATTGATGTTTGAATAAGTAAATGTGGAATTGAATAAGAGCATGATATTGAGATATTGATTTTGAAATGAATTGAGTTGGTATTGTTTAAATGACATGATGGttgattatatgttaaactcacaTTGTCGTTGTGATTTGTTATGTTAGGCAAACTTTTTCAAGCTAATTAGTTTGTTATGTTTAATTGTAAGATTATGTAAGTTTTCGTTTAagtacctatgaacttactaagcattcaatgtGCTTATCCCGTGTGTTTTCCCTTTCCTTTGTAGATCTTTTTTGTGGAATGTGTCAAGCCGGATCAACATTTGAAGCTCACATTATCCCATCACGAATTGGTGGATGTTTGATCATTATGAACCTTaggtttgtggcatgtatataggtgtttCGGTACAGACTTGAGTATATAAAAGTGTTTTGGCATATTCATTGTAGTATAAGATGTTTTGATGATTTCGGTAATTTAAAATGTTTGGGTAACTTAGTTCATATATGGAAATAAATGCATTTGCATCTCATGCTTAGCGATGTATTAGCTAATAACCACATAAATGGTAAATGACAAAGAATTGAACTAGTTTATTGGTGACTTGGATGTTAGCCTTGGTATGAAAGTTTGAAACGGATGATTTGTAATAGTTGAAATCATTTTGAATTGGCATTGTTTTGGAATTGGTTAATGGCATGTTTTGGTACGTAATAGTATGTATTTGGCAAGTTGAATGATTAAATTGGTTGGTTACTTGAAATTTTGGTTTGAAGCTTGAAATAGGTATCAAATGGctcaaattttaccaaaaatagagTTCTCGTCCCAATAACCATTATCACAATATCGACCGGCAATATGTGATGTTGTAATGTCGAGTGGCCTGACGTCGTAACGTGACAAACTGTTCGGCGATGTCTCAATGTGGAAGTGATGACATCACGACGTCAGCCCTGAaagtttaaaacttttcaattcgGTCTTATTTCGTGCTCAAGTcaacaaaagagctttcataagcttgattaaggatcgaatttgatttttaatataaTGTAAATGTATTTAAAACATAGTTACTTGTTTGAatgattattttatgtaaatttgaCGGTGGTTGCTCTAACAACGAATGTAGCATCTCATAACTCGCACCGGCGGCCGGgtcgggcaaggggtgttacatatatacttgaaatatgtatgtatatgaaattgCATGCTTAAAAGTGGGTTAGCATAAGGAAAGTTGGTGTGGAATGAATTAGTGTATATTTGGTGATTGACATTGATTTGTTAAAGTCTAAATGGTGTATATGCATTGAATGTTTTGATGGAAACTTGAGTATGGTATGTTTGAACCTATTTAATACGTTTTAGGTAAGTTTTAATTCATTTGGAAATGATATGTAATGCATCTTTTGAAT
The Gossypium hirsutum isolate 1008001.06 chromosome A07, Gossypium_hirsutum_v2.1, whole genome shotgun sequence genome window above contains:
- the LOC107955394 gene encoding chloroplast envelope quinone oxidoreductase homolog, with the protein product MDKIKTMMRAVQYSKYGGGVADLKQVEVPVPSPKKDEVLIKVETASINPIDWKLQDGVARPFLPRKFPHIPGTDVAGEVVQVGSEVQSFKVGENVVAVLGNGGALAEYAVANEGSTVSRPPEVSAREAAALPIAGLAAHQSLTQLAGLKLDGTGPEVNVLVTAASGGVGQYAVQLLKFANAHITATCGARNIDLVRSLGADEVLDYKTPDGGALKSPSGRKYDVIIHCAHNIPWSTFEANLTSKGKVVDTTPGFGTLMSVAFKKITFAKKQLIPLFTSPKKENLEFLVKLVKEGKLKPVIDSVHPLSKAEEAWAKSIDGHATGKILVEP